A stretch of the Fusobacterium varium genome encodes the following:
- a CDS encoding sodium:proton antiporter, protein MENKSKPSFIGLIPLLIFVIIYLGTGIVLQMKGVAMAFYQLPSPVAVFVGIIFAFIMFKGTIIEKFDTFLEGCGHQDIITMCIIYLLAGAFAGVSKAMGGVDATVNMGLTYIPAHYIAAGLFIIAAFISTATGTSVGAIVSITPIAVGLAEKSGVPLPLILAAVMGGSMFGDNLSVISDTTIAATKTQGVEMRDKFRVNLYIAAPAAILTIILLLIFGKPDHIPHIEVLTYNFLKVLPYLVVLILAIVGLNVFVVLTSGIFLSGIIGLAYGNFTLLSLTNEIYAGFMGMNEIFLLSLLTGGLAAMSTKAGGIQWLIEQIQKIIIGKKSAKIGVGLLVAVTDMAVANNTVAIIINGSIAKRICQKYNVDLRESAAILDIFSCIFQGLIPYGAQMLILLGFTAGKVSPLDVIPLLWYQLLLFIFTAIFIFFSINEKIIAKLDKNKIKA, encoded by the coding sequence ATGGAGAACAAATCTAAACCAAGTTTTATAGGGTTAATTCCCCTTCTGATATTTGTTATCATCTATCTTGGAACTGGTATCGTACTTCAAATGAAAGGTGTAGCAATGGCATTCTATCAATTGCCTTCACCAGTTGCTGTTTTTGTTGGTATCATTTTTGCATTCATAATGTTTAAAGGAACTATCATAGAAAAATTTGATACTTTCCTTGAAGGATGCGGACATCAAGATATAATTACAATGTGTATAATTTATTTGCTTGCAGGTGCATTTGCAGGTGTATCTAAAGCCATGGGTGGAGTAGATGCTACTGTAAATATGGGACTTACATATATCCCTGCTCACTATATTGCAGCAGGATTATTTATAATAGCTGCTTTTATATCTACTGCTACTGGTACTTCAGTAGGGGCTATAGTTTCCATTACTCCTATTGCAGTAGGACTGGCTGAAAAAAGTGGAGTTCCACTTCCTTTGATTTTAGCTGCTGTTATGGGTGGATCTATGTTTGGAGATAATCTTTCAGTTATATCAGATACTACTATTGCAGCAACAAAAACTCAAGGTGTAGAAATGAGAGATAAATTCAGAGTAAACTTGTATATTGCTGCTCCAGCTGCAATTCTTACAATTATTTTACTCTTAATATTTGGAAAACCGGATCATATTCCTCATATAGAAGTTCTTACATATAACTTCTTGAAAGTACTTCCATATCTTGTAGTTCTCATCCTGGCTATTGTAGGATTAAATGTTTTTGTTGTTCTTACTAGTGGTATATTTCTTTCAGGAATAATTGGACTAGCTTATGGAAACTTTACTCTACTTTCTTTAACAAATGAAATATATGCTGGTTTTATGGGTATGAATGAAATATTCCTTCTTTCATTATTAACTGGAGGTCTAGCTGCTATGTCTACAAAAGCTGGTGGTATCCAATGGTTAATTGAACAGATACAAAAAATAATAATTGGAAAGAAAAGTGCTAAAATTGGTGTTGGACTTTTAGTTGCAGTAACAGATATGGCAGTAGCTAATAACACTGTTGCAATTATTATAAATGGTTCTATTGCGAAAAGAATATGTCAGAAATATAATGTTGATCTCAGAGAAAGTGCAGCTATACTGGATATCTTCTCTTGTATATTCCAAGGACTTATCCCTTATGGAGCTCAAATGCTTATTCTTTTAGGATTTACTGCTGGTAAAGTTTCTCCATTAGATGTGATTCCTTTATTATGGTATCAACTTCTATTATTTATATTTACAGCTATCTTCATATTCTTCTCTATTAATGAAAAAATTATTGCTAAATTAGATAAAAATAAAATAAAAGCTTAA
- a CDS encoding ABC transporter ATP-binding protein, translated as MLKIKNLSKSFNGGTENELNIFENFNINIEESEFVAILGSNGCGKSTLFNLISGSLREDAGSIILDERSINDLKEEERAWGIGKVHQDPSKGVSPSLTILENLSLADKKCEKFSLRNLIKKDKIKRFVEILKEVDLGLENKLDTQVKFLSGGQRQALSLIMATLKKPKLLLLDEHTAALDPKTSKVIMEKTKQLIDKQHITAMMISHNLRDAVQYADRIIMLDKGKVILDVESKKITESELVKIYNSKIEKEQMRAAG; from the coding sequence ATGCTAAAAATAAAGAACTTGTCAAAGAGCTTTAATGGTGGAACTGAAAATGAATTAAATATATTTGAAAATTTTAATATTAATATAGAAGAAAGTGAGTTTGTAGCAATATTAGGGTCAAATGGATGTGGAAAGAGTACTCTTTTTAACCTTATAAGCGGTTCATTGAGGGAGGATGCTGGAAGTATTATTCTTGATGAAAGATCAATAAATGACTTAAAAGAAGAAGAGAGAGCTTGGGGAATAGGAAAAGTTCATCAAGACCCATCAAAGGGAGTATCTCCTTCTCTTACTATATTGGAAAATCTTTCTCTGGCAGATAAAAAATGTGAAAAATTTTCTTTGAGAAATCTTATAAAAAAGGATAAAATAAAAAGATTTGTAGAAATTTTAAAAGAAGTAGATTTGGGACTTGAAAATAAACTGGATACACAGGTAAAGTTTTTGTCTGGAGGACAAAGACAAGCTCTTTCTCTTATTATGGCAACCCTTAAAAAGCCAAAGCTCCTCCTGTTAGATGAGCATACAGCAGCCCTTGATCCAAAAACATCAAAGGTAATAATGGAAAAAACAAAACAGCTTATTGATAAACAACATATTACTGCTATGATGATATCTCATAATTTGAGAGATGCAGTACAATATGCAGATAGGATAATCATGTTGGATAAAGGAAAGGTTATACTTGATGTAGAAAGCAAGAAGATAACTGAATCAGAGCTTGTAAAAATCTATAATTCTAAAATAGAAAAAGAACAGATGAGGGCAGCAGGATAA
- a CDS encoding ABC transporter permease codes for MNSLMTISIEQGLIFAVLAMGVFITYKILDFPDLSVEGTFPFGAFIFARFATLGLDPITSTVLAFVFGSLAGVITYFLHIKMKIAPILAGILTMTILYSVNLRINGKANIPLYNSPSVFSLGNKIVVLVIIVMIIKILMDMFLKTEIGYLLIATGDNETLVKSLGVSCDKFKLLGLMLSNGLVAVSGALMGQRQGFADINMGTSIIVSALASIIIGDTILKKSTKLKGTTRAILGSISYKIIGGIAIDLGLAPTDLKAISAIIVIIFIGYNNASFFSLKKKGGEENAKNKELVKEL; via the coding sequence ATGAATTCGTTAATGACTATATCAATAGAACAGGGACTCATATTTGCAGTATTAGCAATGGGAGTATTTATAACATATAAGATTTTGGATTTTCCTGATTTGTCAGTTGAAGGAACATTTCCATTTGGAGCATTTATCTTCGCAAGATTCGCAACTTTAGGTCTTGATCCAATAACAAGTACAGTTTTAGCATTTGTATTTGGATCATTAGCTGGGGTGATAACATATTTTCTGCATATAAAAATGAAAATAGCTCCTATATTAGCTGGAATTCTTACAATGACTATTCTTTATTCTGTAAATTTGAGAATAAATGGAAAAGCTAATATTCCTCTATATAACAGTCCATCTGTTTTCTCATTAGGAAATAAGATAGTAGTTCTTGTGATAATAGTTATGATTATAAAAATATTGATGGATATGTTCCTTAAAACAGAAATAGGATATCTTCTTATAGCAACTGGAGATAATGAAACTCTTGTAAAATCTTTAGGTGTGAGTTGTGATAAATTTAAACTTTTAGGTCTTATGCTTTCAAATGGACTGGTAGCTGTAAGTGGAGCTCTTATGGGACAAAGGCAGGGATTCGCAGATATAAATATGGGAACTTCTATAATAGTTTCTGCACTTGCTTCTATAATAATAGGAGATACAATTCTTAAAAAATCAACAAAGTTAAAAGGAACAACAAGAGCAATACTAGGTTCTATAAGCTATAAAATAATAGGGGGAATAGCAATAGATTTAGGTCTTGCTCCAACAGATTTGAAAGCTATCAGTGCAATAATAGTGATAATATTTATAGGATATAATAATGCATCATTCTTTAGTTTAAAAAAGAAGGGAGGAGAAGAAAATGCTAAAAATAAAGAACTTGTCAAAGAGCTTTAA
- a CDS encoding ABC transporter substrate-binding protein, which produces MKIKVGQRLMMMIMFLTIIGVQSVAQEGKKFKIGISQFAEHPALDDVRKGFEDELKSLGVNADITYKNSQGDTGVAGVIAQKFVSDKSDLIFGIATVSAQAAKQSTDNIPVLFSAVTDPVNSQLVKTMDKVGGNVTGTTDATPMEKQLGLFQKINPKIKKVGIIYNTSESNSEIQVANAKEIGAKLGLEIRAVGVNNINDIPQAVNSMISKVDGFYTITDNIVASAINLISMAANERGMVTVGAEEAHVKGGILLTDGLSYYELGRQTGRMAKEILVDGKKPEDMPVETLANTTKVVNEKTMKNLKLNKELPVFEGAEFIEQ; this is translated from the coding sequence ATGAAAATAAAAGTAGGACAGAGATTAATGATGATGATAATGTTTCTAACTATCATTGGAGTACAGAGTGTAGCTCAAGAGGGAAAAAAATTTAAAATAGGTATTTCACAATTTGCAGAACATCCAGCATTAGATGATGTTAGAAAAGGTTTTGAAGATGAGTTAAAATCTTTAGGAGTAAACGCAGACATAACATATAAAAATTCACAGGGAGATACTGGAGTAGCAGGAGTAATAGCACAGAAATTTGTATCAGATAAATCAGATCTTATATTTGGAATAGCAACTGTATCAGCCCAGGCTGCCAAACAGTCAACTGATAATATACCAGTTCTTTTCAGTGCAGTGACAGATCCAGTAAATTCGCAATTAGTAAAAACAATGGATAAAGTAGGAGGAAATGTAACAGGAACAACTGATGCAACTCCTATGGAAAAACAATTAGGGCTATTTCAAAAAATTAATCCTAAAATTAAAAAAGTGGGAATAATATATAATACAAGTGAGTCAAACTCAGAAATACAAGTGGCCAATGCAAAAGAAATAGGGGCAAAGTTAGGGCTTGAAATAAGAGCTGTTGGAGTAAATAATATTAATGATATACCTCAGGCTGTAAATTCTATGATATCTAAAGTAGATGGATTCTATACTATCACAGATAATATAGTTGCTTCTGCTATAAATCTTATTTCTATGGCAGCTAATGAAAGAGGAATGGTAACAGTTGGAGCAGAGGAAGCTCATGTAAAAGGTGGAATACTTTTAACAGATGGACTTAGTTATTATGAATTAGGAAGACAAACTGGTCGTATGGCTAAAGAAATACTTGTTGATGGAAAGAAACCAGAAGATATGCCAGTGGAAACATTAGCTAACACTACTAAAGTAGTAAATGAAAAAACAATGAAAAATCTTAAATTAAATAAAGAGCTTCCAGTTTTTGAAGGAGCAGAATTTATAGAACAATAG
- a CDS encoding ABC transporter periplasmic protein — MKKLLLGALCLVLGATAFAAEKVIGVSLPGPVGYFIAVRDGMDTQAKKEGVKLEYTDANWDPIKQLSQIEDLVAKKVDVIAVAAADSEAIKGAIAIANEAKIPVIAFTNAIGSDEDGKYDGVVTYVGQNEVKTGALTGKIAKNLLKKDDAKIVLIEGVPGTPPQRNRKKGLTEEIAGTKMEIVYNQTSRWEKERAMKIVEDLIQKNQKMDIIITQDDNSAMGAGMALQEAGLKDKIYVIGLGGSKEGLAAIKDGLIDGTTYMSAVEEGAKTIEAAGKLLRGEKLEPVTPMIQVEVNKENVNSFKGEW, encoded by the coding sequence ATGAAAAAATTATTATTAGGAGCTTTATGTTTAGTACTTGGAGCAACTGCTTTTGCAGCAGAAAAAGTTATTGGAGTATCTTTGCCTGGACCAGTAGGATATTTTATAGCTGTAAGAGATGGAATGGACACACAAGCTAAAAAAGAAGGGGTAAAACTAGAGTATACAGATGCTAACTGGGACCCTATTAAACAACTATCTCAAATAGAAGATCTTGTAGCAAAAAAAGTAGATGTAATAGCAGTAGCAGCAGCAGATTCAGAAGCTATTAAAGGAGCAATTGCAATAGCTAATGAAGCAAAAATACCAGTTATAGCATTTACAAATGCAATAGGAAGCGATGAAGATGGTAAATATGATGGTGTAGTTACTTATGTTGGACAAAATGAAGTGAAAACAGGGGCATTAACAGGAAAAATAGCAAAGAATTTATTGAAAAAAGATGATGCAAAAATAGTTCTTATAGAAGGAGTTCCAGGAACACCTCCTCAAAGAAATAGAAAAAAAGGTCTTACTGAAGAAATAGCAGGAACAAAAATGGAAATAGTATATAACCAAACAAGCAGATGGGAAAAAGAAAGAGCTATGAAAATAGTTGAAGATCTTATTCAAAAAAATCAAAAAATGGATATAATAATAACTCAAGATGATAATTCAGCTATGGGCGCAGGAATGGCATTACAAGAAGCAGGATTAAAAGATAAAATATATGTAATAGGTCTAGGAGGAAGCAAAGAAGGGCTTGCAGCTATAAAAGATGGACTTATTGATGGAACTACATATATGTCAGCTGTAGAAGAAGGAGCAAAAACTATAGAAGCAGCTGGAAAATTATTAAGAGGAGAAAAACTTGAGCCAGTAACTCCTATGATTCAAGTAGAAGTAAATAAAGAAAATGTAAATAGCTTTAAAGGTGAATGGTAA
- a CDS encoding ABC transporter permease, producing the protein MLVQLKNSFRRENLLKNYGIIIGFLVLCTIISFATPNFLTRNNILNLLRQSSIIGVIATGMTFVIISGNFDISVGKIAALGGTIIMSMISNGHSFIIALLTALLAGAVIGLINGFAVAVIKIPSLIATMGMVVILQGLIFIYTGGYPISGTNPVLSLIGRGYILGIPVPVIIFFLGVILANVVLRKTVMGRRIYAVGGNEDSSRLSGIDTVKYKIMVFMINGMASIIGGLILVSRLSTATPTAGEGYDMDAIASVVIGGTSVNGGEGNVMRTIIGVLLMSVISNSFNLIGVSIYFQYVFKGIIILAAVGFGSFKKK; encoded by the coding sequence ATGTTAGTACAGTTAAAAAATTCTTTCAGAAGAGAAAATCTCCTGAAAAATTATGGAATAATAATAGGTTTTTTAGTTTTATGTACAATAATAAGTTTTGCAACACCTAATTTTCTTACAAGAAATAATATACTTAATCTATTAAGGCAATCATCAATAATAGGTGTTATAGCAACAGGAATGACATTTGTAATAATTTCAGGAAATTTTGATATATCAGTAGGAAAAATAGCTGCCTTAGGTGGAACTATAATAATGAGTATGATTTCAAATGGGCATAGTTTTATTATAGCACTTTTAACAGCACTTCTAGCAGGAGCAGTTATCGGATTAATTAATGGATTTGCAGTTGCAGTCATTAAAATACCATCTCTTATAGCAACTATGGGAATGGTCGTAATTTTACAGGGGCTCATTTTTATTTATACAGGGGGATATCCAATATCTGGAACAAATCCAGTCCTTTCTCTTATTGGAAGAGGCTATATCTTAGGAATACCTGTACCTGTAATAATTTTCTTCCTTGGGGTAATACTGGCTAATGTAGTTTTAAGAAAAACAGTAATGGGAAGAAGAATATATGCAGTAGGAGGGAATGAAGATTCCAGCAGACTGTCAGGTATAGATACTGTGAAGTATAAAATAATGGTATTCATGATAAATGGTATGGCCTCGATAATAGGGGGACTTATCTTAGTTTCGAGACTGAGCACAGCCACTCCGACAGCAGGAGAAGGGTATGATATGGATGCAATAGCTTCAGTTGTAATTGGTGGAACAAGTGTAAATGGTGGAGAAGGAAATGTTATGAGAACAATAATAGGGGTTCTTCTCATGAGTGTTATAAGTAACAGTTTCAATCTTATTGGTGTGAGCATATATTTTCAATATGTTTTTAAAGGAATAATAATACTTGCAGCAGTAGGGTTTGGAAGTTTTAAGAAAAAATAG
- a CDS encoding ABC transporter ATP-binding protein, with translation MRLGDVILNCKNISKSFSKVEVLKNINIEIKKGEVHAIIGANGAGKSTLMKIICGVHEANGGELIYKGNVEKFKTPLEAQEKGISIIYQELSLVSTLKNYENLFVGNEIKKYGIFTDDIAMIKRFKELCEKLNFDIDPMEITRNMSISKQQMIEILKVVANDSDIIIMDEPTTSLSEKEKKSLFDVIRRLKEAGKTVIYISHMLEEVFSVCDRISVLRDGEFIATKKVSELTKDKVVELMTGKAVKKGNIREKKENRNEVILEVKELEYKNILKDVSFYVKRGEVLGIAGLVGSGRSELAECIFGAREINKGDIYLEGKKKKFYHPKDAIKNGIGLIPEDRKNFGLILKHTIKDNSTLIQIKKMLSGVLLNSKKENKHIEESIKGLSIKVSDYDLKVSSLSGGNQQKIVISKWKDMDLKILIFDEPTKGIDVNAKEDIFKVIEDYAAKGVGIIFISSDLGEVERIADRVLVLKRGNFISELRGNDINIEKINYLALNG, from the coding sequence ATGCGATTAGGAGATGTAATTCTGAATTGTAAAAATATAAGTAAATCTTTTTCCAAAGTAGAAGTTTTAAAAAATATAAATATTGAAATAAAAAAAGGGGAAGTTCATGCAATAATAGGAGCAAATGGTGCTGGAAAATCTACTTTGATGAAGATAATATGTGGGGTACATGAGGCTAATGGAGGGGAGCTTATATATAAAGGAAACGTAGAAAAATTTAAAACGCCTTTAGAAGCACAGGAAAAAGGAATAAGTATAATATATCAAGAACTAAGCCTTGTATCAACACTTAAAAATTATGAAAACCTTTTTGTAGGAAATGAAATAAAAAAATATGGCATATTTACTGATGATATAGCTATGATTAAAAGATTTAAGGAACTGTGTGAAAAATTAAATTTTGATATAGATCCTATGGAAATAACTAGAAATATGAGTATATCTAAACAGCAGATGATAGAAATACTTAAAGTAGTAGCAAATGATTCAGATATTATAATAATGGATGAACCAACTACTTCATTATCAGAAAAAGAGAAAAAATCTTTATTTGATGTTATAAGAAGACTAAAAGAAGCTGGAAAGACAGTAATATATATTTCACATATGCTTGAGGAAGTATTTTCAGTATGCGATAGAATAAGTGTATTGAGAGATGGAGAATTTATAGCTACTAAAAAAGTTTCAGAACTTACAAAAGATAAAGTAGTAGAATTAATGACAGGAAAAGCAGTAAAAAAAGGAAATATAAGAGAAAAAAAAGAGAATAGAAATGAAGTAATTCTTGAAGTAAAAGAATTAGAATATAAAAATATATTAAAGGATGTATCTTTTTATGTGAAAAGAGGAGAGGTACTAGGGATAGCAGGGTTAGTTGGTTCTGGAAGAAGTGAATTAGCAGAATGTATATTTGGAGCAAGAGAAATAAACAAAGGAGATATCTATCTTGAAGGAAAAAAGAAGAAGTTTTATCATCCTAAAGATGCTATAAAAAATGGAATAGGGCTTATACCAGAAGATAGAAAGAACTTTGGACTTATATTGAAACATACAATAAAAGATAATTCTACATTGATACAGATAAAAAAGATGTTGTCTGGTGTTCTTTTAAACAGTAAAAAAGAAAATAAACATATTGAAGAATCAATAAAAGGTCTTTCAATAAAAGTTTCAGATTATGATTTAAAAGTATCAAGTCTTAGCGGTGGAAATCAGCAAAAAATAGTTATATCAAAATGGAAAGATATGGATTTGAAAATTTTGATATTTGATGAGCCAACAAAAGGAATAGATGTAAATGCCAAAGAAGATATCTTTAAAGTAATTGAAGATTATGCAGCTAAAGGAGTAGGAATAATTTTTATATCTTCTGATCTTGGAGAAGTAGAAAGAATAGCAGATAGAGTTCTTGTATTAAAAAGGGGAAATTTTATCAGTGAACTTAGAGGCAATGACATAAATATAGAAAAAATAAACTATTTGGCATTAAATGGTTAG
- a CDS encoding putative transcriptional repressor produces the protein MMTINGKPKIIKEINMALVRKNIIRHSPITKPELSKILGLSLPTVNKCVDELLEKEIVKIFEGEIQVKGSGKKPVFYEINSDHVSYISAYFKGTVLTVREYNLLGKIKNEKVKKLKEDSDEKVLISVLDKIIKESKSKENIEAISIGIAGIIEENGSINNVYTLKKFNGIFLKKVLEERYNIPTIIENDANLVTFGLIDKIEFNTKNLVYIYMGTGIGTGTVIDGKLHKGKSNFSGEIGELPVSAEKTLEDDYKEIVKRKDMEKFEKMIIFILMINISILNPEIIVLSSDILKIEKSLLRNIIKKISERLGEENMPEIILDNNDIENGMKGALKLAIQESDKDLKIIGK, from the coding sequence ATGATGACTATTAATGGAAAACCTAAAATAATAAAAGAAATAAATATGGCTTTAGTCAGAAAAAATATTATTAGACATTCACCTATAACAAAGCCAGAATTATCAAAAATATTAGGACTTAGTTTACCAACTGTAAATAAGTGTGTAGATGAACTTCTTGAAAAAGAGATAGTGAAAATATTTGAAGGAGAAATACAGGTAAAAGGCAGTGGAAAAAAGCCTGTATTTTATGAAATAAATAGTGATCATGTATCATATATATCTGCATATTTTAAAGGAACAGTCCTTACAGTAAGGGAATATAATCTTCTTGGAAAAATAAAAAATGAAAAAGTAAAAAAATTGAAGGAAGACAGTGATGAGAAAGTATTAATTTCAGTCTTAGATAAAATAATAAAAGAATCTAAAAGCAAAGAAAATATAGAAGCTATTTCTATTGGTATTGCAGGAATTATAGAAGAAAATGGAAGTATCAACAATGTTTATACTCTGAAAAAATTTAATGGAATTTTTTTAAAAAAAGTATTGGAAGAAAGATATAATATTCCAACAATAATAGAAAATGATGCGAATTTGGTGACTTTTGGTCTTATAGATAAAATAGAGTTTAATACTAAGAATCTTGTATATATTTATATGGGAACTGGGATAGGAACCGGAACTGTAATTGATGGAAAACTTCACAAAGGAAAATCTAATTTTTCTGGTGAAATAGGTGAACTTCCTGTATCAGCAGAAAAAACTTTAGAAGATGATTATAAAGAAATAGTAAAAAGAAAGGATATGGAAAAATTTGAAAAAATGATTATTTTTATACTCATGATAAATATTTCTATATTGAATCCAGAAATAATAGTATTAAGCAGTGACATATTAAAAATTGAAAAAAGTTTATTAAGAAATATAATAAAAAAAATATCCGAAAGACTTGGAGAAGAGAACATGCCAGAAATTATTCTTGATAACAATGATATTGAAAATGGAATGAAAGGAGCATTAAAACTGGCTATTCAAGAAAGTGACAAGGATTTAAAAATAATAGGAAAATAG
- a CDS encoding putative Na+/alanine symporter produces the protein MIFLYDAFNWLNNFIWSYILIILLVGLGIYFSFKTGFVQFRLLGEMFRLLGEGALKNESSNEKHGSSGISSFQAFCISTASRVGTGNMAGVAIAIVIGGPGAVFWMWVMALIGSSSSFIESTLAQVYKVKEGDHFRGGPAYYMEKALGKRWMGVVFSILISITFGLIFNSVQANTVSFAFEKAFDINRKYLGVAISAATAIIIFGGVKRIARAVEYIVPVMAVAYVLVALFVLAKNFTMIPSVLSSIVSNALGFKQAVGGGLGVVIMQGIKRGLFSNEAGMGSAPNAAATANVTHPVKQGLIQTLGVFTDTILICSATAFIILMSGVDLQGESNGIQLTQDALVSQVGPWGSIFIAVCIFLFAFSSIIGNYYYGETNIEFLNGNKIWLNLYRCFVVFMVMFGCLAKVQIVWDMADLFMGFMAIMNLVVIAVLYKVAITALKDYIAQKKKGLNPQFKTSSVPGLKNAECWDE, from the coding sequence ATGATTTTTTTGTATGATGCTTTTAACTGGCTGAACAACTTTATCTGGTCTTATATATTAATAATACTACTTGTAGGATTGGGAATATATTTTTCATTTAAGACAGGGTTTGTTCAATTTAGATTACTTGGAGAAATGTTTAGACTGCTTGGAGAGGGAGCTCTGAAGAATGAAAGCTCTAATGAAAAACATGGTTCAAGTGGAATATCATCATTTCAGGCATTTTGTATTTCAACAGCTTCAAGAGTTGGAACTGGAAATATGGCAGGAGTAGCTATAGCTATTGTTATAGGTGGACCTGGAGCCGTTTTCTGGATGTGGGTTATGGCTCTTATTGGTTCAAGCTCAAGTTTTATAGAAAGTACATTAGCACAAGTATATAAAGTAAAAGAAGGAGATCATTTTAGAGGTGGTCCTGCCTACTATATGGAAAAAGCTTTAGGCAAGAGATGGATGGGAGTAGTTTTTTCTATACTAATATCTATAACATTTGGACTTATATTCAATTCAGTGCAGGCAAATACAGTATCATTTGCATTTGAAAAAGCTTTTGATATTAATAGAAAGTATTTAGGAGTAGCAATTTCTGCTGCTACTGCTATTATTATATTTGGCGGAGTAAAAAGAATAGCTCGTGCAGTGGAATACATAGTTCCTGTGATGGCAGTTGCATATGTTCTTGTAGCATTGTTTGTTCTGGCAAAGAATTTTACAATGATACCATCTGTTTTAAGTTCTATAGTTTCTAATGCTCTTGGATTTAAACAAGCAGTGGGTGGAGGGCTTGGAGTTGTCATTATGCAAGGGATAAAAAGAGGATTGTTTTCAAATGAAGCTGGAATGGGAAGCGCTCCTAATGCTGCTGCAACAGCAAATGTTACACATCCTGTAAAACAAGGACTTATTCAGACTTTAGGCGTATTTACAGATACTATATTAATTTGTTCTGCAACAGCTTTTATAATATTAATGTCTGGAGTAGATTTACAAGGGGAATCTAATGGGATACAGCTGACACAAGATGCACTTGTTTCACAAGTAGGTCCTTGGGGAAGTATATTCATTGCTGTATGTATATTTCTTTTTGCATTTTCATCTATTATAGGAAATTATTATTATGGAGAAACAAATATTGAATTTTTAAATGGTAATAAAATATGGTTAAATCTTTATAGATGCTTTGTTGTATTTATGGTAATGTTTGGATGTCTTGCTAAAGTTCAGATAGTTTGGGATATGGCTGATTTATTTATGGGATTTATGGCAATAATGAATCTAGTAGTAATAGCAGTACTTTATAAAGTGGCAATAACAGCTCTTAAAGATTATATCGCTCAAAAGAAGAAAGGTTTAAATCCTCAGTTTAAAACTTCTTCTGTTCCAGGATTAAAAAATGCTGAATGCTGGGATGAATAA
- the glsA gene encoding glutaminase, with the protein MKDLLDKLVKKNIAETKLGTVASYIPELDKAKKDALGLYIIDVEGNEYYSGDWDTKFTIQSISKIVTLMLAILDNGEEYVFSKVGMEPTGDPFNSIKKLETSSRRKPYNPLINAGAIAIASMIKGRDVRDRFQRLLEFFRKISEDETLDVNYKIYCGESETGNRNRAMGYFLKGEGIIEGNVEDALDIYFKQCSIEVTAKTLARIALFLANNGKLSTGETVITSRIATIVKTLMVTCGMYDSSGEFAVRAGIPSKSGVGGGILSVVPGKMGIGVYGPSLDKKGNSIAGVLLLEDLSSELNLTIF; encoded by the coding sequence ATGAAAGATTTATTAGATAAACTAGTCAAAAAAAATATAGCTGAAACAAAATTAGGTACAGTTGCAAGTTATATTCCGGAATTGGATAAAGCTAAAAAAGATGCATTGGGATTATATATTATAGATGTGGAAGGAAATGAATATTATTCAGGAGATTGGGATACAAAATTTACAATACAGAGCATTTCTAAAATAGTGACATTAATGTTGGCTATATTAGATAATGGAGAGGAATATGTATTTTCTAAAGTTGGAATGGAACCTACTGGTGATCCATTCAATTCCATTAAAAAACTAGAAACTTCAAGCAGAAGAAAGCCTTATAATCCTCTTATAAATGCAGGAGCTATAGCAATAGCTTCAATGATAAAAGGAAGAGATGTAAGAGATAGATTTCAAAGGCTTTTAGAGTTCTTTAGAAAAATATCAGAAGATGAAACTCTGGATGTGAACTATAAAATATATTGTGGAGAATCTGAAACAGGAAATAGAAATAGAGCAATGGGATATTTTTTAAAAGGTGAAGGAATAATAGAGGGAAATGTAGAGGATGCTTTAGATATATATTTTAAACAGTGTTCAATAGAAGTTACTGCTAAAACTCTGGCAAGGATAGCATTGTTTTTGGCAAATAATGGTAAATTAAGTACAGGAGAAACAGTAATTACTTCCAGAATAGCTACTATTGTAAAAACTCTCATGGTAACTTGTGGAATGTATGACAGTTCAGGAGAATTTGCTGTAAGAGCAGGAATACCATCAAAAAGTGGAGTAGGGGGAGGAATACTTTCTGTAGTGCCAGGAAAAATGGGAATAGGAGTATATGGACCATCTCTTGATAAAAAAGGAAACTCAATAGCAGGGGTGCTTTTATTAGAAGATCTTTCCAGTGAATTGAATTTGACAATATTTTAA